The following are encoded together in the Thermococcus sibiricus MM 739 genome:
- the rpiA gene encoding ribose-5-phosphate isomerase RpiA — protein sequence MEELKKLAAKEALRYIDDDMIIGLGTGSTTAYFIQMLGKKLMTEELEDVYGIPTSHQSRLLALESGIPVVTLDEVDAIDIAVDGADEVDPHLNLIKGRGAALTMEKIIEYRAGTFIVLVDESKLVEYLGQRVPVPIEVIPAAWRAIKEELEVFNATAELRMGVKKDGPVITDNGNFILDAKFIKIEDPLDMEIELNNIPGVVENGIFADIADIILVGTKEGVKKLER from the coding sequence ATGGAAGAGCTGAAAAAACTAGCTGCAAAAGAGGCTTTGCGATATATAGATGATGACATGATCATTGGTTTAGGTACGGGATCAACTACTGCCTACTTCATTCAGATGTTAGGAAAGAAGCTGATGACTGAAGAACTTGAAGACGTTTATGGGATCCCCACTTCTCATCAATCTAGACTTTTGGCCCTTGAAAGTGGTATTCCGGTCGTAACCCTTGATGAGGTTGATGCAATAGACATTGCTGTTGATGGAGCTGATGAAGTTGATCCGCATCTTAACCTGATTAAAGGAAGAGGAGCAGCATTAACAATGGAGAAGATTATTGAGTATAGGGCCGGGACTTTCATAGTTCTTGTTGATGAGAGCAAATTAGTGGAGTATCTCGGCCAAAGAGTACCGGTGCCAATTGAAGTGATCCCCGCCGCTTGGAGGGCCATCAAAGAAGAGTTAGAAGTTTTTAACGCAACGGCTGAGCTTAGAATGGGAGTTAAAAAAGATGGCCCGGTGATTACAGATAACGGGAATTTTATTCTCGATGCGAAATTCATAAAAATTGAAGATCCTCTGGACATGGAAATTGAGCTCAACAATATTCCCGGGGTTGTGGAAAACGGGATCTTTGCAGATATTGCTGATATTATTCTGGTAGGCACAAAAGAGGGTGTCAAAAAGTTAGAGAGATAA